ATGTATGCCTCAAAatactagatttcatatagatgcatcactgcgatttttttcatgttttccagttggataggttctgagaacggaacctgttacactttttggggcacacattttgagctcaatctcccctatgttttacccaatgcCAGTAATAAGAcctgtttcggaaagtactcactacttcatttgatactccacatggctatattcggtggaaaaaaactttacacccccctttcacatgtatggggagccccccttcaaacttaacacaaaataacgctgcatgtaaaggggggcacagaccacatattctcaccaaatttcgtcacaatcggtttagccgtttccggcTGTgactgaccgacagacagacgtacattgaatcgattttaataaggttttgttttacataaaaccttaaaaagagtggAAAAAAAAACGGTTGAAATTTCTGATGGCCTCTTtcattaaaattattataatccacaccaaacaaattttacactttcaatcaatcaaataaaaatgttgTAATATATCACATATTTCAATCTCACAATGATTCAATTATTTCAGGCACTTcaaaatgattattattttccaaTCCAACAGGATAAAGAACATCATTCAAGTTGCTGCACTTTCTGAAACACTTTTCCATTGCATGGTTAGTACGCCATATCACCCCCTCGGTTTGACGCTGCCAGTTCCAGAGTATAAGTTCACATTTATCGATATTTAAATCATGATATAGTGCGCTGAGattcttgaaaataataaataaacttaatatcAGAGTTGATGAAAAAATATGCGATTTCTTACGATTGCTACTGTTGAATCCAAAGAGTTTATTCGCGCTCCATCTATGATAGCATATTTAATCTGGGTGTCTGATTCAGTTACAGCTCTCAATATTTTATCCCTCAAATATTCAGCTGACGAATATACGAGATTTTCGCTTACTGTTGCAAGAATAACTTCGATGTCTTCTATCTATTGgagaaatttataaataataatattcatTGTATCGACAAGTTGTCCAAAACCTTTTCCGTGACTATATTGATTTTCGGGCTCGCTGAATTGTACAAAATAAATAGCACATTAACCCCGATTCCACACAAAATTCCAAACTCTAGTCCAAGAAATAAGCAACTGATAAAGGTAACGACCAAGGGTATGATATCAATTTCTAGAAGAGAAAGAGCAATTAACAAGGAAGTTCCTAGTTCTTGAAATGGAAGGACATACTCTTGGATTTCCAAACGAGCACAACATGGTCATATTCAATCATGAAAATCATTGCAGCAATCATCACTGCAGCAAGCACGGTTTTCGGGATGAAGTAAAACGTTTCTGTTAAGAACTGAATTGCAAGCAGGACTGCAATGCCCGTATAGAATCCTCCAAGTGTCGTCCGAACTCCACTCGAATTGTTGACGGCACTTCTTGTGAAGGCACCTGTGACTGGCATCGACGAAACAAATGAGGAAACTATATTGCACGCTCCTAGAGCGATCAGTTCTTGAGATGCATCAACAATTTTCCCTTGAGCTGGAAATATAAAAATCTTCTGTGATTGCAGATACTACCAATATCGTAGATACTTACAAAACGATTTGCCTATTGCAATAATCTCCAATATCGAGATCAACGGGACAACAAGTAATGATATCCCCAAGTTATCGACCATTTCAGAAAAATATGTGACGGTTCCATTTTGCACTGTGGTAAACGGCGGGGGCTGAACGGACGGTAAACCTGGTACAATATCTCCAGTTAACTTGAAAGGTTGCTCACCATTTTCTCCTAAAAGGTACGCTATCAGCGTGCCGATGAACACAGCTAAAGCATTTCGAGATAATGAAACATATTTGAAAAACAGACGTCCTTTCCCAGTAATATTCTTGGCTTGCTGAAAGAAGCATTTTGGGATTGAACAACTATCAATCAACAAAAAAACTATCTGACTCTACCCGTAATATTATAATTCCAATCATAGTGGTTATCCCCAATATTGCATCCCATTTCCGAGTTTGAGATATATTGTTGATAGCATTTTCCCAAGAAGGAAGAAATTCATTCGATGaacctaaaaaaataattaaattcgaGATTACGCTGCTGCTCCGAATCCACAGGAATTTCCTTCACAATACTCACTAGGAATACCTAACAATGCATTGATTTGACCACTTGCAATGGTTACTGCTGCAGCACATGTAAATCCTACAGTTACGGGTGACGAAATGAACCTTACAAGAAACCCTAAATTTAATAAACCACACCCTAGAATTATACACCCTGATAAAAAGCAGAGTAAAATTGCATAGTCCGGATTCGAGGAAATATATTGTTGTAGCATTAAAGAAAGGATCGCCGTAGGTcctgaaataaataataaatgcatTATGACCCAAATACACCCAGCTCGGTCCCTATTATTACTTATTCCTGATCAGACCTTCACTTACCTATTGTAACATCCTTTGAAGTTCCGAAAATTATATAAACAAAACAGGCCATGAAGGATGAATATAATCCATATTGGGGTGGAAGTCCAGCTATGTTTCCATAGGCTATCCCTTGTGGAATGGCTGTTAGTGCTACTGTTAATCCAGCTATCACATCGTTGACGGCATAGCTCCTTTTGTATTTTGGCAACCAATTTAAAACTGGGAATGTGTTGAAAAGCAATTTTCGTGTACAGGTTTTCCGCACCTTCCGTTTTAGAACAGATCCAATGTCGGGTAATTTTTCTTCATAGTATTTAGTCAAATTATCTAGATCAAAataagcaaaagaaaaaaagttggTCAAATGAACATCCAACCGAACATAAGGTGGCTGGTTTATGGTCAAAGAACCACCCTGAATGgccggaaacgaccaaaaggacatAGAtatcctaaaaacctaaaaaaatgtcGAAATTGACCGTAAtgatccgcccgcaaatactgaagcttcattgaagtgttccgtcgacagaCGCTTTTTTGCTCCTATGCTAGACAGACTCGGAAATGTGGGAGGAAGGAGCCCTCACGTGTTGTTtaacaaaacttcacgtgtcctGAACCTGAAAAATCAACAGACATGGGAATTCACGAGAACCTACGCAAAGATCAACACGTGCGCTGAACCtggaaattaaaaacaaaaaaaacaagtcgggaaaccctaagctggacgctttatgtatgaaaggttttgtgtacttcttatataaaaatgtttGTGTGTACCCTTGTTCCATTAGTGCCTAGCGCGAAATGCAttgcttatatttttttctttagcctttgtctcgttcacaagcggggtcggctcgtcgtgatcagtttcgccatttgccttttggtcgtttaccatcgatttcgatgttcacaacaatcttggcaaatgaatcctcgttagcccgaattacgtggccataccatcgaaaacgcctctatcacagtttttccacgatcggtgcaaccccatatcgaccgcggatatcctcatttcggatgtgatcaaaacgtgtcacgccactcgtccaacgcaacatcttcgtctccattaccgcaagatgccattGATTGTCTTGactaacactcagaatcatagagggcgacaggacggacgacattgcggtaaattttagatttgagacgttcgttgatgtgtccatcacaaagaataccagttgtggaacgccacttcatccagattgcgttaatgcgtaaagcaatttcataacgtagttctccattggctggtagcattgacccgagatattcaaatcgttcagttctggtcaggtcactaccgctgatagtgattgtgcttgtttcgtggagatcggttgtcaaaaactcagttttattcagattcaatctaagcccgtgttgcatgaggcgatcattccattttcgaacAAGTTgcacgagatcatttttgctattagacgctaggcaATCTGCATAAGGCAGTATATAGGGCATTGGGCGTTGGATGTCCGGGTGACcgggtccataacaagaacaaaggggagtggtgagagggcgctttcttgatgaacacaggGGCATTGTTCGGCTCCCCTCTGTAACCTCCCTGCCTATCACGACAATGATTGCCCCACGAATAAGCTTATTAATGCTACGAAAATGGCCATTTTTGGGGATTTTGGCATTCACAAATCTCCGATGATAATCTTCTTTCTCTGTATTCTCTTTATCCCCTCCCTCTCCGGACATGGTGCTGGAAAATCAAACTATACCTGGCTATCATGTTGCAAAGAAGCGTGTGTCAACGGAACACTTAGATGGGACTTCAGTATCTGTAGGCGgatcttcacgatcaatttcgacaattttttaagtttttggggtAGCTCTCTCCTCGCGCCACGGACGATGAACTTTGGCTACTAACCCATTCACAATATATCATTCTTGTCATTTGAACCGGATTATTATTCAATTGTTCAGTTGAGAAACGTGATTACCTGGTAAAATCTTAACAATGATTCATTATCTGCGTTGGTCAAGTGCTTCTAATCTACTTGAAATTATGATAATATTGTCACTGGTTTAACATTTCTGCTTGATAAGATTAATTGGTACTACATACATAATTTTAAATTGAACTGATAACTACACTAACTATTTTATCtccaatttattttcaaaacttaCAATTATGGGGAAGATATTAGTTGAAATCATCCTGGAACCAATCAAACAACATCACGACAACTTGCTCAGTTGGTTGCCGCCCTGGACCTTGCACCATCAGCCACATTAAGACCTTTCGAATAATTGTGGAGCGGTGTGTCTAATTTGAATCACGGCTTCAACTGCATTTTATCGATTTCACGAAGGCTGTCGATAGCGTCAACAAGGAGtgttgatggcgcaaaatggcgCCCCATGAACCACCGAATCTATTAAACTTGTAGAAAAGGTATTGAAGAGTGTAAACCCACTATTTCGAACCTTGCAAAACTGAGAATATCTAAGGAACTAACATGTTTTTCTTTTCGTACATAACTtcaacaattcaaaatattccttcatatatttccaaactaccaaatattcatatgtacatattgaagacgtaaatattatgctcagcctaaataaacaaacattgttggGGAAAGTCATAATCATGATTACGATTGTTATCATAATCGTGTAATCATAATCCTGTATTTCCGGTGGCGAttgcttaattttattttaatgactTCAACCTGAAATGAGTATGTAGAGATAATATTAAGGAAATGGTTTTCGATGCTAGGGAATGTCTTTTTTAGTAGTGTGAAGTGAGTAGGAGGAAGTAGAATATCTAATAAAATAAGAGCCATTTATAaaacgatcgtctggttgtggataaaatccggctcaacaggtctataagggcattatctatggtagaaaaggagaaaattcggTAGATTTGACTTGTGTGAGTTTCGAAAAAAGTGCGATACAGTATTCGtcaataggcagtttgtttgtttagggtgaggatattatcaattacagaggtatcacgttgctgagtaccatctataagatattctccactatcttgctaggccggatagccccatacgcccagaacataattggcccatactaaagaggcttcactccaggcaaatcagcgacagaccagattttctctctgcggcaggcgatggaaaaactgttggaatatggacaacagttgcaccatctattcatcgactttaaagccgcctatgatagcatagccagggtaaatctgtacacggctatgagagaattcggtatcccgacgaaattaataagactggctaggctgaccctgaccaatgtgcgaggccagataaaagcagcaggatcactctcaagaccattcgacatcaacaacggtctacgacaaggggatgcgctatcatgcgtcctctttaacctggccctcgagaaagtgatccgtgatgctgaggtgaatgcaagaggtacgatcctcttcaagtccacccaactactggcctatgctgatgatatcgacatcatgggaagaaccacccgagacgtacaaactgccttcatccagatcgagcaggcggcgcgagatcttgggctgcacatcaatgaaggcaagacaaaatatatggtggcaacgtcagcaccgaagacgaatcaaccaacaacatcaaaccgcactggtcaaacacaaacacgaagaagaataaggataggagaatacaactttgagaccgttgacaatttctcctatctagggtcgaaaatcacaaccgataacaactacgatgatgaaatccgcgcacggttgttgtcagccaacagagcctatttcagcttacaaagactgttccgctcgaaacgtctcaccatagggtcaaagctcttactgtacaagactatgatcttgccagtcctcatgtattcctcggaaacgtgggttcttagcaagaaaaattgggaactcttggccgcgttcgagagaagaatcctccgaagaatttttggccccctacatgacgatggacgattccgtagcctacacaatgacgaaatctatgagcgataccatgaccgtccggttgtggataaaatccggctcaataggttacggtgagcgggtcacttaatccgtatggatgaggatgatcccacccggaaagtctataagggcaatatctatggtagaaaaagaagacgaggcagaccctgcctaagatggagcgatggtgtgggccaggacgccagacagcttttagggatatcgaattggtggacctcaacgcaaaaccgggatgtctggagttccttattaaggcaggcctagaccggataccggttgttgcgccgttgatgatgataatattatCAATGTTTGTAACatgtacgtatggcttgtagtgtgaaaaatatgaaggaatatgttggattatATACGGGTGGAAAAATATGCGTAAAAGTTTCTCCCATAAtatgcacacaaaacctttatacccgaagcgtgagcttgttttgtttaaagaattaaaaataatacgTTCAGCAACTAGCtattatcataataaataaatgatcaaaAGTTAGTGTTGGTTGATTTACAAAAACACGATTATGAGATAACCACGTTTAAAGtttcgaatttttctttttaaaaattgcAAGGCAACACAGTATTCCCTCTGCAGACTCgaagacatcgaatcgatttgaTGTTGGCTACAAGCCTCTCTTGTGGCCGCAACTACAAGCAGTATACATATGCGGCGATCAAGGTTCGAAAGTCTATGCACAGAACAACTATGCTCGAAAGGCGAAGTGAAAGGGTATAAATAGCTATAACTTCGACCCTAATGCTCCGATtgttatcaaatttggtgaaatattCTTGAATGGCAACTAGCAACACGTTTCTGCTTTCTCATTAGATATTTTGCTTAATATAAAGGCAGACTCTTAAATTTCAATTATATTCAGAACTTTTATTGAATGGGTATCTTATCGTCAGCTCagcaatataaaaaatattaattacatATTATCATTTGAAAAAGTGCAAATTATCTACGAGTGTCTTGTGTCTATTGAAAAATTGGTTGgaattttatctatttttgtAGCCCAACAGCTGATCAGACGATATGACTGATAAAGTCTTAATATGTCAAAACgaatctaaaatttgaaaattaaatataacGATGCACGTTGTGCATTTATTGATGAAGGTCAAATGTACATATGAAGTCAAATTACGCCTTGTATTTAATTTCGTACTCAGAATACAGGTATCCCGTAAGGAATGATTCGTTCactgttttttatttaaaatttgtcgATTCTAAATAAACCCGAATTTTAATTATAGACTTGATCTGAGGATTTGATATTCAGCGTCTGATACCAGTTAAATTTGGGTTTTTCTGTTTCTCTGAGTGAGCGTCATATCAGATAAAATAGATTTAGACTTCAgccatttgattttgatttgatttttcgaGTATTTAAATAAAACGTGATATGAGATTAAGTAGCTTGGAACTATGCTTAACAATAGGGGCTATGAGGGGGTAGCGTACTTAAACTTTTTTTATATCAATGACATTAAGACCATTTTGAACTCCTTGTTAGTAATGGCATGTGAGGGACCTCGTCTATGTTTTTCAATTGAATATGTATGCAAATGTGCtttaatttattttgtattAATCTTCTTGAGCGCGACTTTCCTACTAAATCTTTATCAAAAGGATCAGTATTTTAACACTTCTTTTTAGGGAATTTTCGTCTCCTCACGCCTTAGCAAAGTTTTCGCATGATCTTGAGCCGATGGGTGGGATCACAAAAGaagtagaaatacacaaaaaaagaatattgcagaattcctaggtacttgtcgAAGTCTGTcacggtcatagcttcgatgtggtagtcattcttcctcgagagatgcgatttcagaaccagctttacacgtcgcaggaattcgaacagcagagccTCCCTCAGATTACCAACTCAAACATGGGTTCCTGCAgaactcctaggtatttgtgcATGAAGATAATTCAGAGACtttcaagaaaattttcatCTAAGAAAATTTTGATATAGTTATCCGCCACACTAACAAGACAGTTGAACATTACAATGCTGACCATCCAGACTCTCGACATCAATGGAAGTCCGTTAAGATACCCTAAATATATTCATTCTTCAGTATCTTGATTTGTGCTGACGTAAACAATTCAAATACAAGCCATACTTTTGATATGTGGTACTCCAGTGCTTATCCGCTGTATCGCACGACGATGTGACTGAAGAGATTCCATAATATTCTGCGTTTTTTAGATTCGACGATTGTGAAACTCGAAGTCAAAGGCAGTTTCAATTCCTTATGTCTGGACAATGTTGAA
The window above is part of the Hermetia illucens chromosome 3, iHerIll2.2.curated.20191125, whole genome shotgun sequence genome. Proteins encoded here:
- the LOC119653101 gene encoding sodium-independent sulfate anion transporter-like, with the translated sequence MGKRKRVQNDSTDNLTKYYEEKLPDIGSVLKRKVRKTCTRKLLFNTFPVLNWLPKYKRSYAVNDVIAGLTVALTAIPQGIAYGNIAGLPPQYGLYSSFMACFVYIIFGTSKDVTIGPTAILSLMLQQYISSNPDYAILLCFLSGCIILGCGLLNLGFLVRFISSPVTVGFTCAAAVTIASGQINALLGIPSSSNEFLPSWENAINNISQTRKWDAILGITTMIGIIILRQAKNITGKGRLFFKYVSLSRNALAVFIGTLIAYLLGENGEQPFKLTGDIVPGLPSVQPPPFTTVQNGTVTYFSEMVDNLGISLLVVPLISILEIIAIGKSFSQGKIVDASQELIALGACNIVSSFVSSMPVTGAFTRSAVNNSSGVRTTLGGFYTGIAVLLAIQFLTETFYFIPKTVLAAVMIAAMIFMIEYDHVVLVWKSKKIDIIPLVVTFISCLFLGLEFGILCGIGVNVLFILYNSASPKINIVTEKIEDIEVILATVSENLVYSSAEYLRDKILRAVTESDTQIKYAIIDGARINSLDSTVAINLSALYHDLNIDKCELILWNWQRQTEGVIWRTNHAMEKCFRKCSNLNDVLYPVGLENNNHFEVPEIIESL